The Syngnathus scovelli strain Florida chromosome 18, RoL_Ssco_1.2, whole genome shotgun sequence genome contains a region encoding:
- the dap gene encoding death-associated protein 1 homolog yields MSSPPKEKIETRGGHPPAVKAGGMRIVQKHQATPVPEPPPKDDDEEQYVSSSPPKAPVIVSGVVTKGDKDFTPAAAQVAHQKPQPGIPKLPPSQHINQHIHQPRK; encoded by the exons ATGTCGTCTCCACCGAAAGAAAAGATCGAAACCAGGGGTGGACACCCTCCTGCAG TCAAGGCCGGGGGTATGAGGATAGTGCAGAAGCACCAGGCGACTCCTGTTCCTGAACCCCCACCAAAAGATGACGATGAAGAGCAGTATGTGAGCAGTAG TCCACCCAAGGCCCCGGTGATTGTGTCTGGAGTGGTTACCAAG GGCGATAAGGACTTCACCCCGGCTGCTGCCCAGGTGGCGCACCAGAAGCCCCAGCCTGGCATCCCCAAGCTGCCCCCCTCTCAGCACATCAACCAGCACATCCATCAACCCCGCAAGTGA